ACGCCTCCGTGGAGCAGGCATCCAAGCCGAGCCTGCGCGGGAAGGCGGTCGTCGTGGGCGGGCTCGGACCGCGCGGGGTGGTGGCCACCGCGTCGTACGAGGCGCGGATCTTCGGAGTCCATTCGGCGATGCCCATGGCCCAGGCACGCCGGTTGGCACCCAACGCCGCGTATCTGGTGCCGCGCTTCACCGTGTACCGGGCGATCAGCGAGCAGGTGATGGCGCTGCTGCGGGAGCTGTCGCCGCTGGTGGAGCCGCTCAGCCTGGACGAGGCGTTCGTGGACCTGGAAGCCGGCGGGACGGCCTGGGACGAGGAGTCGGCGCGGCTGGCCGGGATCAAGCTGCGCGCGGACATCCGGGCGGTCACGGGGCTCACCGGGTCCGTGGGGCTGGCCGCCTCCAAAATGCTCGCCAAGATCGCCTCCGAGCAGGCCAAGCCGGACGGCCTGGTGCTCATCGAGCCCGGCACCGAGCGGGCTCTGCTCGGCCCCATGCCGGTGCGGACCCTGCCCGGGGTCGGGCCGGCCACCGGGGACCATCTGCGCAGAGCCGGGATCACGACGGTCGAGGAGCTGGCCGAGGCGGGTGAGGACGAACTGGTCCGGCTGGTGGGCAAGGCCCATGGGCACGCGCTGTACGCCATGGCCCTGGCCCACGACGAGCGGCCCGTGGTGGCCGAGCGCGAGGCGAAGTCGGTGTCCGTCGAGGAC
Above is a genomic segment from Streptomyces fodineus containing:
- a CDS encoding DNA polymerase IV; this encodes MRNAPTILHLDMDAFYASVEQASKPSLRGKAVVVGGLGPRGVVATASYEARIFGVHSAMPMAQARRLAPNAAYLVPRFTVYRAISEQVMALLRELSPLVEPLSLDEAFVDLEAGGTAWDEESARLAGIKLRADIRAVTGLTGSVGLAASKMLAKIASEQAKPDGLVLIEPGTERALLGPMPVRTLPGVGPATGDHLRRAGITTVEELAEAGEDELVRLVGKAHGHALYAMALAHDERPVVAEREAKSVSVEDTYDVDIHDRLRIGLEVQRLADRCVGRLRGAGLSGRTIVLKVRRYDFSTLTRSETLRGPTDDPAVVREAAARLLDSVDTTGGVRLLGVGVSGLADYTQEDLFAQAMPSPPAAEPDKGEVEAVAERPEPVERQWRAGQDIRHTEYGHGWVQGSGLGRVTVRFETPQSPPGRVRTFLVGDPALDAADPLPLVDHVSSDPASLPKSWSGAEGGEATSRP